Proteins co-encoded in one Kutzneria chonburiensis genomic window:
- a CDS encoding FAD/NAD(P)-binding protein, producing MREKRRFRVAIVGCGPRGLGVLERLLVRLRRGPSDRDVVIWAIDPVEHGPGQVWRTDQADWYATNATAAELTAQSFDFPGRPQSYADWAGLDADSARQVYPSRAEYGRYLRETFARLCASTPPGVRVFPLTGTATALRRTDGRLHLSIDDGHPDLLVDKVILATGHSGLEPDDEDRALSAHGHYIRGGMAATMPLDEIEPGRTVAIRGLGLTFYDVTRALTIGRGGRFVRADGQLCYQPSGAEPRLVAGSRSGLPFRARAELNEPAELAPRPVILSDDRLAELREDAAARRGRPQLDFAAEVEPLIVAELEHAYRRRDGHGPLDVDALANPFNCPFAGRDEFRSRLLDVLRDDVARAKAGSTVDPVKAALEVMRSLRPLMPDVVDFDGLLPDSQRDFLTRWAPMSFLLSAGPPVEHVEQLVALIEAGVLDVVGPGARFEASEPGRFAVESPSVAGSRRLADVLLDARAPGADLRRDTNPLLRQLLADGMISEHVNVDPLTGRRFASGGLAITESPFHVLDAKGRPDPDVHALGVVTQNTRWFTQVGTGRPGRDSPFRRDADAIAVAVLAGEVRSWPVPA from the coding sequence GTGCGAGAGAAAAGACGCTTCCGCGTGGCGATCGTGGGCTGTGGGCCGCGCGGGCTGGGCGTGCTGGAACGGCTGCTGGTCCGGCTGCGGCGCGGTCCGTCCGATCGGGACGTCGTCATCTGGGCCATTGACCCGGTCGAGCACGGCCCGGGCCAGGTCTGGCGGACCGACCAGGCCGACTGGTACGCGACCAACGCCACCGCCGCCGAGCTGACCGCGCAATCATTCGACTTCCCGGGCCGGCCGCAGTCCTACGCGGACTGGGCCGGGCTGGACGCCGACTCCGCGCGGCAGGTCTACCCCAGCCGCGCCGAATACGGCCGCTACCTGCGGGAGACGTTCGCCCGGCTGTGCGCATCGACCCCGCCTGGCGTACGGGTGTTCCCGTTGACCGGTACCGCGACCGCACTGCGTCGTACGGACGGCCGGCTGCACCTCTCCATCGACGATGGACACCCAGATCTCTTGGTGGACAAGGTGATTCTCGCAACCGGCCACAGTGGACTTGAGCCGGACGACGAAGACCGCGCGCTGTCCGCGCACGGGCACTACATCCGTGGCGGCATGGCGGCGACGATGCCGTTGGACGAGATCGAACCGGGCCGCACGGTGGCGATCCGTGGCCTCGGCCTCACGTTCTACGACGTCACCCGAGCTTTGACGATCGGCCGGGGCGGGCGTTTCGTCCGCGCGGACGGTCAACTGTGTTACCAACCGAGTGGTGCGGAGCCACGGCTGGTCGCCGGATCGCGCAGCGGCCTGCCGTTTCGCGCCCGGGCCGAGCTCAACGAGCCCGCCGAGCTCGCGCCGCGCCCCGTCATCCTCAGCGACGATCGCCTGGCCGAGCTGCGGGAAGACGCCGCCGCGCGTCGAGGCCGCCCGCAGCTGGACTTCGCCGCCGAGGTCGAGCCGCTGATCGTGGCCGAACTGGAGCACGCCTACCGCCGCCGCGACGGCCACGGGCCGTTGGACGTCGACGCCCTGGCCAATCCCTTCAATTGCCCGTTCGCCGGCCGTGACGAGTTCCGCTCGCGTCTGCTCGACGTGCTGCGCGACGACGTCGCCCGGGCCAAGGCGGGGTCGACCGTCGACCCGGTCAAGGCGGCGCTGGAGGTCATGCGCTCGCTGCGCCCGCTGATGCCGGACGTCGTCGATTTCGACGGCCTGCTACCGGATTCACAGCGGGACTTCCTGACGCGGTGGGCCCCGATGAGCTTCCTGCTGTCGGCCGGGCCGCCGGTGGAGCACGTCGAGCAGCTGGTGGCGCTGATCGAGGCCGGCGTGCTGGACGTCGTCGGGCCGGGGGCACGCTTCGAAGCCTCAGAGCCAGGCCGATTCGCCGTGGAGTCGCCCTCGGTCGCCGGTTCCCGGCGGCTGGCCGATGTGCTGCTCGACGCCCGTGCGCCCGGCGCGGACCTGCGCCGGGACACCAATCCGCTGCTACGCCAACTGCTGGCCGACGGCATGATCAGCGAGCACGTCAACGTGGATCCGTTGACCGGGCGGCGATTCGCCAGCGGCGGGCTGGCGATCACCGAGTCCCCGTTCCACGTGTTGGACGCCAAGGGCCGGCCCGACCCGGACGTCCACGCGCTCGGCGTCGTCACCCAGAACACGCGCTGGTTCACGCAGGTCGGCACCGGCCGGCCGGGCCGGGACAGCCCGTTCCGCCGCGACGCCGACGCGATCGCCGTCGCCGTGCTGGCCGGGGAGGTGCGCTCGTGGCCCGTACCGGCCTGA